A part of Fastidiosipila sp. genomic DNA contains:
- a CDS encoding MarR family transcriptional regulator: MENKDTLDTIMRLARVTRRNHPGRSRGHHFSRSISRSLMILQEEGPMRASELAERLDIRPASLTEQLTKMEAHGLIQREKDPADRRAILVTLTKSGKARLDKDRAERQAWNKKLEAAMTEEELGNFAQLAEKLIAFFEAQSPPEKNHRRSGDTPHDRPKGRKGPRS, encoded by the coding sequence ATGGAAAACAAAGACACCTTAGATACCATCATGCGCCTGGCCCGCGTCACCCGAAGAAATCATCCGGGACGATCCCGGGGCCATCACTTCTCCCGCAGTATTTCCCGCTCTCTAATGATCCTGCAAGAAGAAGGCCCCATGCGAGCCAGCGAATTGGCCGAACGCTTGGACATCCGACCTGCTTCACTAACCGAACAATTGACGAAAATGGAAGCCCACGGCCTCATCCAACGGGAAAAAGATCCGGCTGACAGGCGGGCCATCCTGGTGACTCTCACAAAAAGCGGAAAGGCCCGGCTTGACAAGGACAGAGCGGAAAGACAGGCCTGGAATAAAAAACTGGAAGCAGCCATGACAGAAGAAGAACTCGGGAACTTTGCCCAGCTTGCCGAAAAATTGATCGCCTTCTTTGAAGCCCAATCACCTCCGGAAAAGAATCATAGAAGGTCCGGAGACACTCCGCATGACCGGCCCAAAGGCAGAAAAGGACCTCGCTCGTGA
- a CDS encoding ABC transporter ATP-binding protein: protein MNGRGGRGFRYETEEERQNRPKVTKKLLSRIFSYLKPYWSRLALSLLTIVVAAVLDVFPSILTGRIIDDGFIGGDFRLLVLLVLLAVGVMVTSSLLGLLENYLNTSVSQHIVRDMKNGMYGHLQQMSQRFFTVNKQGDIITRMTGDIGGIQGVISGTLTRTVSNVAMLTVSIIAMVQKNWLLALVGIAILPLFILPTKSVGKRRWKLTMEAQEQHDEANQQLNETLSVSGQQLVKIFTREEEEYEKFTRVNEKIRKLTVKEAMAGRWFRMAIGTFANLGPMLIYLIGGILILQKGYTGLTVGDVTVMVTLLTRMYRPVSALLGVPVDFSRAMALFSRIFDYLDMPVEIENKKDAIVLDTMTGELAFHKVNFGYDPDKAILKDISFVVPARNMTAIVGPSGAGKTTITNLVIRLYDVTGGQVTIDGVDIRDLDLKCLRQQIGMVTQEAYLFNGSIRDNLLYARADATEAQLIHACKEARIYSLIESLPQGLDTLVGNRGIKLSGGEKQRLSIARVILKDPRIIIFDEATSSLDSITENLIQEAIEPLLRGRTSLVIAHRLSTVMAADQILVLHQGRIVETGQHQDLLKNNGIYKELYETQFKKVLEAV, encoded by the coding sequence GTGAACGGCAGAGGAGGCAGGGGTTTTCGCTATGAAACCGAGGAAGAAAGACAGAACCGGCCCAAGGTAACCAAGAAGCTTCTTTCCCGGATCTTTTCCTACCTGAAACCCTATTGGTCCCGCCTTGCCTTATCCTTACTCACCATTGTGGTGGCAGCTGTTTTGGACGTCTTTCCTTCCATCTTGACAGGCCGCATCATCGATGACGGCTTCATCGGGGGCGATTTTCGATTGCTGGTTCTGTTAGTCCTCTTGGCAGTGGGAGTCATGGTGACCTCCAGCCTGCTTGGTTTACTGGAAAACTACCTCAATACCAGCGTCTCCCAACACATCGTGCGGGACATGAAAAACGGCATGTACGGCCATCTGCAGCAGATGTCCCAGCGCTTCTTCACTGTCAACAAACAAGGCGACATCATCACCCGGATGACGGGGGATATCGGGGGCATCCAGGGGGTCATCTCCGGCACCCTGACCCGGACCGTCTCCAATGTGGCCATGCTGACGGTTTCCATTATTGCCATGGTCCAAAAAAACTGGCTGCTGGCCCTGGTGGGGATCGCCATCCTTCCCCTTTTCATCCTGCCGACCAAATCGGTGGGCAAAAGAAGGTGGAAGCTGACCATGGAAGCCCAGGAGCAACACGATGAAGCCAATCAGCAGCTGAACGAGACCCTGTCGGTCAGCGGTCAGCAGCTGGTCAAAATCTTTACCCGGGAAGAAGAGGAATACGAAAAATTCACCCGGGTCAATGAAAAGATCCGGAAACTGACGGTGAAAGAAGCCATGGCAGGCCGCTGGTTCCGGATGGCCATCGGGACTTTTGCCAATCTGGGACCCATGCTGATCTACCTGATCGGGGGCATCCTGATCCTGCAAAAGGGCTATACGGGCCTGACCGTAGGGGATGTCACCGTCATGGTCACCCTCCTGACCCGCATGTACCGGCCGGTCAGCGCCCTCTTAGGCGTCCCGGTAGACTTTTCCCGGGCCATGGCCCTCTTCAGCCGCATCTTCGACTATTTGGACATGCCGGTGGAGATTGAGAATAAGAAAGACGCCATCGTACTGGACACCATGACCGGGGAGTTGGCCTTCCACAAGGTCAACTTCGGCTATGATCCTGACAAGGCCATCCTTAAGGATATCTCTTTTGTCGTCCCCGCCCGGAACATGACAGCCATCGTCGGCCCCTCGGGGGCAGGCAAGACCACCATCACCAATTTGGTCATACGGCTTTACGATGTCACCGGCGGCCAGGTCACGATCGATGGGGTGGACATCCGCGACCTGGACCTTAAGTGCCTGAGGCAACAGATCGGCATGGTGACCCAGGAGGCCTACCTCTTCAATGGCAGCATCCGGGACAACCTGCTCTATGCCAGAGCTGACGCCACCGAAGCCCAGCTGATCCATGCCTGCAAGGAGGCCAGGATTTATTCCTTGATCGAGTCTTTGCCCCAGGGCCTGGATACCCTGGTTGGCAACCGGGGCATCAAGTTGTCGGGAGGAGAAAAACAAAGGTTGTCCATCGCGCGCGTCATCCTGAAAGACCCCCGCATCATCATCTTTGATGAAGCGACCTCCTCACTCGATTCCATCACCGAAAACCTGATCCAGGAGGCCATCGAACCTCTGCTGAGGGGCAGGACCAGCCTGGTCATCGCCCACCGGCTTTCCACGGTCATGGCAGCCGACCAGATCCTAGTGCTTCATCAAGGCCGTATTGTGGAGACCGGTCAGCATCAGGACTTATTGAAGAATAACGGGATCTATAAGGAACTTTACGAGACCCAGTTCAAGAAGGTTTTGGAGGCCGTCTGA
- a CDS encoding leucine-rich repeat domain-containing protein: protein MKTERNGVRLLSLILILVLLALAGNLPVRLTPVLAFGPGDFVFQVEIPDKNLNIALHQACGKPPLLYSVPLTNKELAQLTGKLNLSNMGIKDLEGVQHCVNITELIASYNPLNFLPDMTNMEKLELLYLNNCEFSEVPSAISQIPNLRTLYIHYNKIKDINHLKGCPKLRHLHLGSNQISSFPAGLGLSNLEYIDLHSNKFTAFPQALLEYSKTLDVLHLSNNALKSLPDALGKMPNLRVLSLCSADLSSLPSSLGSSGKLQSLEVANNQLTSLPDALFKSKTLNNLDLHLNRLTQLPEGIANSDYACLDLQLNYLDLSQGSKTLQLINKISAQEKRYKVQLSPIRNLKATPGKDQIKLSWDPCPDATGDPDAEAFVSHYEVFLKEGNKLTSQGSIQKSGTPAFIDKGLAPGMKREYSIAVIYEVSTSDGNFVSRSYSDIAAETPPEETTAVTTEPVTEHETIVTEPTSSMTGPGTTEPPQAEEPEPSAEPEQPGQQEKNKLLPWLILSLSLVLALSAVLVWFLVIRPKRKK from the coding sequence ATGAAAACCGAACGAAATGGAGTCCGCCTCCTGTCCTTGATCCTGATCCTCGTCCTTCTGGCCCTGGCCGGAAACCTGCCGGTCCGCCTGACACCCGTCCTGGCTTTCGGACCCGGCGATTTTGTCTTTCAGGTGGAAATCCCCGACAAAAATTTGAATATTGCCCTCCACCAGGCATGCGGGAAGCCCCCTCTACTTTACAGTGTGCCCCTGACCAACAAAGAGTTGGCGCAACTGACCGGCAAGCTCAACTTGTCCAATATGGGCATCAAGGACTTGGAGGGTGTCCAGCACTGCGTCAATATCACGGAACTTATCGCTTCCTATAATCCTTTGAATTTCCTGCCGGACATGACGAATATGGAAAAACTGGAGCTCCTGTACCTGAACAACTGCGAGTTTTCGGAGGTTCCGTCTGCCATATCCCAAATACCGAACCTGAGAACCCTCTACATTCACTACAACAAGATCAAGGATATCAACCACTTAAAGGGTTGCCCGAAACTCCGGCATCTGCATCTGGGCAGCAACCAGATCAGCAGTTTTCCCGCCGGTCTAGGCTTATCCAATCTGGAATACATCGACCTTCACAGCAACAAGTTCACGGCCTTCCCCCAGGCTTTGCTGGAATACAGCAAGACGCTTGATGTACTTCATTTGAGCAATAACGCACTGAAAAGCCTGCCGGATGCCTTGGGGAAGATGCCCAATCTGCGTGTACTCTCTCTCTGCTCGGCCGACTTGTCTTCCCTTCCCTCTTCACTGGGATCCTCCGGAAAACTCCAATCGTTGGAAGTCGCAAACAACCAGCTGACCTCCCTGCCCGATGCTCTCTTCAAGTCGAAAACACTCAATAATCTTGATCTGCATCTCAATCGCCTGACCCAGCTGCCGGAAGGAATCGCCAATTCCGACTACGCTTGCCTCGATCTCCAATTGAATTATCTGGACCTCTCTCAAGGAAGTAAAACCCTCCAGCTCATCAACAAGATTTCAGCCCAGGAAAAACGCTACAAGGTCCAGCTCTCACCCATCCGAAACCTGAAAGCGACGCCAGGCAAAGACCAGATCAAGCTTTCCTGGGACCCCTGTCCGGATGCGACAGGGGATCCCGACGCGGAAGCCTTCGTCAGCCACTATGAAGTTTTCCTGAAAGAGGGCAACAAGCTCACCTCCCAGGGCAGCATCCAGAAATCAGGGACGCCCGCCTTCATCGATAAGGGTCTGGCCCCCGGAATGAAAAGGGAGTATTCAATCGCTGTCATCTACGAAGTGAGTACCTCCGATGGCAACTTTGTCTCCCGGTCTTACAGCGATATTGCTGCCGAGACCCCGCCGGAGGAGACGACAGCTGTGACCACGGAACCGGTAACAGAGCATGAAACAATCGTGACCGAACCGACTTCATCCATGACCGGACCGGGTACGACGGAACCACCTCAGGCAGAGGAGCCGGAACCTTCGGCGGAACCGGAACAGCCGGGACAACAGGAGAAAAACAAGCTGCTTCCCTGGCTGATCCTGAGTCTTAGTCTGGTCCTGGCCCTGTCAGCTGTCCTGGTCTGGTTTTTGGTGATCCGGCCCAAGCGGAAAAAGTAA
- a CDS encoding nitroreductase → MDFKQLATDRYSCRKLSGRKVDEKLVQHLLEVQRLSPTACNNQPQRIYVLEGEEAARMVNRVSSYDFGARLFFVVCYDKEISWKRKYDGFDGGIMDAVIAGCHLDLAVAEAGLGTCWIGSFDPVALAEAMDLPENHVPVAIFPVGYPTEEARPSRAHGNRLPLEELVIDRR, encoded by the coding sequence ATGGATTTCAAACAATTGGCTACAGACCGCTATTCCTGCCGGAAATTGAGCGGCCGGAAAGTGGATGAGAAACTCGTTCAACATTTATTGGAAGTGCAGCGGCTCTCCCCCACCGCCTGCAACAACCAGCCCCAGCGTATTTACGTCCTGGAAGGCGAGGAAGCGGCCCGGATGGTGAACCGGGTCAGCTCCTATGACTTCGGAGCCCGCCTCTTCTTTGTCGTCTGTTATGATAAAGAGATCAGCTGGAAAAGAAAATACGACGGCTTTGACGGTGGCATTATGGACGCCGTCATTGCTGGCTGTCATTTGGACCTGGCTGTTGCTGAAGCCGGTCTTGGAACCTGCTGGATCGGAAGCTTTGATCCCGTGGCTTTGGCTGAAGCCATGGATTTGCCTGAAAACCATGTCCCGGTTGCCATCTTCCCCGTCGGTTACCCCACAGAGGAAGCCCGGCCCTCCCGGGCCCACGGCAACCGCCTGCCCCTCGAAGAACTGGTAATCGACCGGAGATGA
- a CDS encoding cation transporter has protein sequence MTEPVPESDGLERVCRTPGMTARERKWASLGVAVTGLLMNLVLAAAKLVAGYFASSIAITADGWNNLSDSLSSVISIVSIRMTAKPADKKHPFGYARFEYIASSVIALGMLTVAVQVGYRAILRTLSPAPLATDYLTFLALSFSILVKLIQYFFYRAQGKKLVSTVFMAASRDSMADVYATSGVLVATLLYAIFGINVDGPAGLIVSLLIAWSAVSIMRKTATLLIGGKPSSEMTALISEKILGADPRIVGVHDLIVHDYGPGSLFATAHVELDSRSSFIEAHLIIDCVERMLLRDYDIHLLLHADPYYVDDAEHQALHAQLQAVARELAPGAVIHSLHLFLSDQNVRVASFDVSVPGELAMTEEEFFRAFRDKVRAYDPDLVLWITLDREYMSVVSDDRPNLHVTAGRD, from the coding sequence ATGACAGAGCCTGTACCGGAAAGCGATGGCCTGGAGCGCGTCTGCCGGACCCCGGGCATGACGGCCCGCGAAAGAAAATGGGCCAGCCTTGGGGTGGCCGTCACCGGCCTGCTGATGAACCTTGTTTTGGCTGCGGCTAAACTTGTGGCCGGCTATTTTGCCTCCAGTATCGCCATCACGGCCGACGGCTGGAACAACCTGTCGGATTCCTTGAGTTCCGTCATCTCCATCGTCTCCATCCGGATGACCGCCAAGCCTGCGGATAAAAAACACCCCTTCGGCTACGCCCGGTTCGAATACATTGCCTCCTCGGTCATCGCTTTGGGCATGCTGACCGTGGCGGTCCAGGTGGGTTACCGGGCTATCCTGAGGACCCTTTCACCCGCTCCTTTGGCAACCGATTATCTGACCTTTCTTGCCCTCTCCTTCTCCATTTTGGTCAAGCTGATCCAGTACTTCTTCTACCGGGCTCAGGGGAAAAAACTGGTCTCCACGGTCTTCATGGCCGCCTCCCGGGACAGCATGGCCGACGTTTACGCGACGTCGGGCGTATTGGTTGCCACCCTGCTTTACGCCATTTTTGGCATCAATGTGGACGGTCCGGCCGGCCTGATCGTCAGTTTATTGATCGCCTGGTCTGCCGTGTCCATCATGAGGAAGACCGCCACCTTATTGATCGGGGGCAAGCCCTCTTCGGAGATGACGGCCCTGATCAGCGAAAAGATCCTGGGGGCGGACCCCCGGATCGTGGGCGTTCACGACCTGATCGTCCACGACTACGGGCCGGGCAGTCTTTTTGCCACCGCCCACGTGGAACTGGACAGCCGGTCCAGCTTCATTGAGGCCCATTTGATCATTGACTGCGTCGAGCGAATGCTTTTGCGCGACTATGACATCCACCTGCTTTTACACGCCGATCCCTATTACGTGGACGATGCCGAACACCAGGCCCTGCATGCTCAACTTCAGGCCGTAGCCCGGGAACTGGCTCCCGGGGCGGTCATCCACAGCCTCCACCTCTTTTTGTCCGACCAGAATGTCCGGGTGGCCTCCTTCGATGTCAGCGTACCCGGGGAGCTTGCGATGACCGAAGAGGAATTCTTCCGGGCCTTCCGGGACAAGGTCAGGGCTTATGACCCGGACCTTGTATTGTGGATCACCCTGGATCGGGAATACATGAGCGTGGTCTCCGATGACCGGCCCAACCTGCATGTAACCGCCGGCCGGGACTGA
- the iorA gene encoding indolepyruvate ferredoxin oxidoreductase subunit alpha: MKQFLSGNEAVARGLYEAGVSVGSAYPGTPSTEIFENLSQYEGIYHEWAPNEKVAVEVAYGASIAGVRAVAAMKHVGLNVAADPLFTAAYNGVEGGFVIISADDPGMHSSQNEQDNRHYARAAKVPMFEPADSQDSLDMIREAFEVSERFDIPVLFRMTTRVCHARSLVEEGGPVTVEAKPYKRNAKKHIATPANAIVHRRELEQKLADLSAYSESCKFNRMDIRGGKVGVVTAGGASLIAREVFPDDSSFLTLGFTHPLPLNLIRDFAGKVETLYVVEELDGFMEEQIKAAGIPCIGKDLVPRMYELNPTILKEALTGEVPELREVEAEAVPRPPVLCPGCPHRGFFYTLSRRKKTIVTGDIGCYALGGSPPLSAMDTTICMGAGFTVAMGMAKAFEKTGADWTIFGVVGDSTFFHSGITGAIEIFYNKGRVIPVVLDNSTTAMTGQQENPGTGYNLEGEVASVISIEGIFSAIGYKEVITVDPQDLTAMKAAIEEAAASAEPCAMVVRRPCVLIKRLPLEPAMCYVDRDLCTSCRMCLRVGCPAIFFVDGKAMIDRNQCVGCTVCLQVCPFDAIKKE; the protein is encoded by the coding sequence ATGAAGCAATTTTTATCGGGGAACGAGGCTGTCGCGCGGGGCCTTTACGAGGCCGGCGTCAGCGTCGGCAGTGCCTATCCCGGAACTCCCAGCACGGAAATTTTCGAAAACTTGAGCCAATATGAAGGCATCTACCATGAATGGGCGCCCAATGAAAAAGTGGCTGTCGAGGTGGCTTACGGTGCCTCCATCGCCGGTGTCCGGGCCGTGGCCGCCATGAAACATGTGGGCTTGAATGTGGCCGCCGACCCTCTCTTCACCGCCGCCTACAATGGGGTGGAAGGAGGCTTTGTCATCATCTCGGCCGATGATCCGGGCATGCATTCCTCCCAGAATGAGCAGGACAACCGCCACTACGCCCGGGCCGCCAAGGTGCCCATGTTCGAGCCGGCCGACAGCCAGGATTCCCTGGACATGATCCGGGAAGCCTTCGAAGTCTCCGAGCGGTTTGACATCCCCGTCCTCTTCCGCATGACCACCCGGGTCTGCCACGCGCGCAGCCTGGTGGAGGAGGGGGGACCTGTGACCGTGGAGGCCAAACCTTATAAGCGAAACGCCAAAAAACACATCGCCACACCGGCCAATGCGATTGTCCATCGCAGGGAACTGGAACAAAAGCTGGCGGACCTTTCCGCTTATTCTGAAAGCTGTAAGTTCAACCGGATGGATATCCGGGGTGGCAAGGTGGGAGTGGTCACGGCGGGCGGTGCCTCCCTGATCGCCCGGGAAGTCTTCCCGGACGATAGCTCCTTTTTGACCCTGGGCTTCACTCATCCCCTGCCACTGAACCTGATCCGTGACTTTGCGGGGAAGGTGGAAACCCTCTACGTGGTCGAGGAACTGGACGGCTTCATGGAGGAGCAGATCAAGGCGGCCGGCATCCCCTGTATCGGCAAGGATCTTGTTCCCCGCATGTATGAACTGAACCCCACCATCTTGAAAGAAGCCCTGACCGGAGAGGTGCCTGAGCTAAGGGAAGTGGAAGCTGAGGCGGTGCCCCGGCCCCCTGTCCTCTGCCCCGGCTGCCCTCACAGGGGTTTCTTTTACACCCTGTCCCGGCGGAAAAAAACCATTGTCACCGGTGACATCGGCTGTTACGCCCTGGGCGGCTCGCCGCCCTTGTCCGCCATGGACACCACCATCTGCATGGGGGCCGGCTTCACCGTGGCCATGGGCATGGCCAAGGCCTTTGAAAAGACCGGGGCCGACTGGACCATCTTCGGGGTGGTCGGCGACTCCACCTTCTTTCACAGCGGCATCACAGGGGCCATCGAGATCTTCTACAACAAGGGACGGGTTATCCCCGTGGTGTTGGATAACAGCACCACGGCCATGACCGGCCAGCAGGAAAATCCCGGCACCGGTTACAACCTGGAGGGGGAGGTGGCCTCGGTCATCTCCATCGAGGGTATTTTCTCCGCCATCGGTTACAAAGAAGTCATCACGGTCGATCCCCAGGACTTGACCGCCATGAAAGCCGCCATCGAGGAAGCCGCCGCAAGCGCTGAGCCCTGCGCCATGGTGGTGCGCCGCCCGTGTGTTTTGATCAAGCGGCTGCCTTTGGAACCCGCCATGTGCTATGTGGACCGGGATCTTTGCACCAGCTGCCGCATGTGCCTTCGGGTCGGCTGTCCGGCCATCTTCTTCGTGGACGGCAAGGCCATGATCGACCGCAACCAGTGCGTGGGCTGCACGGTCTGTTTGCAGGTCTGTCCCTTCGACGCCATCAAAAAAGAGTGA
- a CDS encoding indolepyruvate oxidoreductase subunit beta, with amino-acid sequence MNEKQVKTILLAGVGGQGTILVSRILTQALMDAGYDVKMSEIHGMAQRGGSVSTTVRYGDKVQSPLIGKGGADILVAFEQMEAVRWSPWLKPDGVAVVNDYRIRPLPVAAGSADYPGNCLEALAEAFRVIALDAGAAAMALGNARVMNMVMLGALVQAFGMDEFDWASALTRHVPPRYLEINRKAFAKGRELAGVSA; translated from the coding sequence ATGAACGAGAAACAAGTCAAGACGATTTTATTGGCCGGTGTCGGCGGACAGGGAACGATCCTGGTCAGCCGGATCCTGACCCAGGCCCTGATGGATGCCGGCTACGATGTCAAAATGAGCGAAATCCACGGCATGGCCCAGCGGGGCGGCAGCGTATCGACCACGGTCCGCTATGGGGACAAGGTCCAGTCCCCCCTGATCGGCAAGGGAGGAGCCGACATCCTGGTCGCCTTCGAACAGATGGAGGCGGTCCGCTGGTCTCCCTGGCTGAAACCGGACGGGGTGGCCGTGGTCAATGACTACCGGATCCGGCCTTTGCCCGTTGCCGCCGGTTCAGCGGACTACCCGGGCAACTGCCTGGAAGCGCTGGCAGAAGCCTTCCGTGTGATTGCCCTGGATGCCGGAGCGGCCGCCATGGCCCTTGGCAACGCCCGGGTCATGAACATGGTCATGCTGGGCGCCTTGGTTCAGGCCTTCGGCATGGATGAATTTGACTGGGCCAGTGCCCTGACCCGGCATGTGCCCCCCCGCTACCTTGAGATCAACCGCAAAGCCTTTGCGAAAGGCCGGGAACTGGCGGGCGTAAGCGCCTAG
- a CDS encoding pyridoxal phosphate-dependent aminotransferase, with protein MTEEDYPGYCSERTLSYGRQKSVIRQLFEYGKKTAGEMGPDQVFDFSIGNPSVPPPRQVDEAFCSLLEKEAPLALHGYTSAPGDPAVRQVIAAELNREYGTAYDGNNLYLTCGAAAALSSTFRALTLSGEENEIIAIAPYFPEYKCFVEGHGARLVPVLSSLPGLGLPLEAIENAITSSTRAIIINSPNNPSGKIYQVSELQALGALLEEKSRLFGRPLFIVSDEPYRELVYDGRKTPFIPLIYPNTVVCYSYSKALSMPGERIGYVLVPTGLDSWRDLYDAIAGAARALGYVCAPSLIQRVVGLCARVKPDMTTYDLNRSILYEGLSSLGYRCIEPEGAFYLFVEAPGGNAEVFSDFARDNFQLLLVPSESFGFPGFLRISYCVSTERIRSSLPLFEECLRKFTEAAL; from the coding sequence ATGACAGAAGAAGACTATCCGGGGTATTGCTCTGAACGCACCCTCAGCTACGGCAGACAAAAGTCGGTCATCCGCCAGCTTTTCGAATACGGAAAAAAAACCGCCGGGGAAATGGGGCCTGACCAGGTCTTCGACTTTAGCATCGGAAATCCCAGCGTTCCGCCGCCTCGTCAAGTCGACGAGGCTTTTTGTTCCCTGCTGGAAAAGGAAGCACCCCTGGCCCTCCACGGCTACACCAGCGCGCCGGGAGATCCGGCTGTCCGCCAGGTCATTGCCGCTGAACTCAACCGCGAGTATGGCACCGCCTATGATGGAAACAACTTATATCTAACCTGCGGGGCGGCGGCGGCCCTCTCCTCCACCTTCCGGGCCCTGACCCTGTCGGGTGAGGAAAACGAGATCATTGCCATCGCGCCCTACTTTCCCGAGTACAAATGCTTCGTCGAGGGCCACGGTGCCCGCCTGGTACCGGTTCTCTCCAGCCTGCCCGGCCTGGGGCTTCCCCTTGAAGCCATTGAGAATGCTATCACGTCGTCAACACGTGCTATCATCATAAACTCGCCTAACAATCCTTCGGGCAAAATCTATCAAGTGTCGGAGTTGCAGGCCCTTGGGGCTCTTTTAGAAGAAAAATCCCGGCTTTTCGGCCGGCCTCTATTCATTGTTTCGGACGAGCCCTACCGCGAACTGGTCTATGATGGCCGCAAAACCCCCTTCATCCCCCTGATCTATCCCAATACAGTGGTCTGCTACTCCTACAGCAAGGCACTTTCCATGCCGGGCGAGCGGATCGGCTATGTCCTGGTACCGACCGGACTTGATTCCTGGCGGGATCTTTACGATGCCATCGCGGGAGCGGCCCGCGCCTTGGGCTACGTCTGCGCCCCCTCCCTGATCCAGCGGGTGGTCGGCCTTTGCGCCCGGGTCAAGCCCGATATGACCACCTATGACCTCAACCGCAGCATCCTTTACGAGGGCCTGTCCTCCCTGGGCTACCGCTGCATTGAACCGGAAGGCGCCTTCTACCTTTTTGTGGAGGCCCCGGGCGGGAACGCTGAGGTTTTTTCCGACTTTGCCAGGGACAACTTCCAGCTCCTGCTGGTCCCGTCTGAAAGCTTCGGCTTCCCCGGTTTTCTGCGGATCTCCTACTGCGTTTCAACCGAACGGATCCGGTCTTCCCTGCCGCTCTTTGAGGAATGCCTGAGAAAGTTTACGGAGGCGGCTCTTTAA
- a CDS encoding histidinol-phosphatase HisJ family protein, giving the protein MRRLVDTHNHLSFWSPDATQSYEDLMGMAEKRGLHGVAISDHFDPDCEMSDGSPWIFDPQAYMEAFYHKRRMPSKRNPGDPPGFLIGIELGWMPEAEALLHRIAKDHPFDFAIISLHYFNNHDPYTHAEQVYTSPLHRTYTEVIHAIADSAEAMSEAKIIGHYDFFSRYAPERDSKMHYHHAPEAFDRLFKIMIRNGQALEINVGTVNSLIKRKGYTLKEAMPDPEILNRYRELGGQLFTLCSDAHHVNHNGYHVQETAAYLESLGVTEFVWFEDRELKRP; this is encoded by the coding sequence ATGAGACGGCTGGTCGATACCCACAACCACCTCAGCTTCTGGTCGCCTGACGCGACACAAAGCTATGAAGATCTGATGGGAATGGCTGAAAAACGGGGCCTTCACGGGGTTGCCATCTCCGACCATTTCGACCCTGACTGTGAGATGTCGGACGGCTCCCCCTGGATCTTTGACCCCCAGGCCTACATGGAGGCCTTCTACCACAAAAGGCGGATGCCTTCCAAAAGGAATCCCGGCGACCCGCCCGGCTTCCTGATTGGCATTGAGCTTGGCTGGATGCCGGAAGCCGAAGCCCTGCTGCACCGGATTGCCAAAGACCATCCCTTTGACTTCGCCATTATTTCACTGCACTATTTTAATAACCACGATCCCTATACCCACGCGGAGCAGGTTTATACGTCACCGCTTCACCGGACCTACACGGAAGTCATCCATGCCATTGCCGACTCGGCAGAGGCCATGAGTGAGGCCAAAATCATCGGCCATTATGACTTTTTCTCACGCTATGCACCTGAACGCGATTCCAAGATGCATTACCATCACGCCCCGGAGGCCTTCGACCGGCTTTTCAAAATCATGATCCGGAACGGGCAGGCCCTGGAGATCAATGTGGGGACAGTCAATTCCCTGATCAAACGCAAGGGCTACACATTAAAGGAGGCCATGCCGGACCCCGAGATTCTGAACCGCTACCGGGAGCTGGGCGGCCAGCTTTTCACCCTCTGTTCAGATGCCCACCATGTCAACCACAATGGCTATCATGTGCAGGAGACAGCGGCCTACCTGGAAAGCCTCGGCGTTACCGAATTTGTCTGGTTTGAGGATCGGGAGCTCAAGCGGCCTTAA